The Rhinoraja longicauda isolate Sanriku21f chromosome 19, sRhiLon1.1, whole genome shotgun sequence genome includes a window with the following:
- the LOC144603177 gene encoding G patch domain and ankyrin repeat-containing protein 1-like, with product MSRRQLVTFTRAVGDGDAWRDGRRQVPCSPLPGAGGLDGEQARSFYEGVLASSSQASTSAARKHKAEPRRERACDPSGHQLGGQRNGHLLLKSAQDGDLKMLRGLLETGASDINFRDSYYWTATMCAAYSGQLEAVRHLLSLGAAWVGVCDCTGRDALDLARLAGHAGIVTALEEYHSRPEEQEDHRELREERGRKLCRVCGLEYTEDSVQQHERSTLHLVSKARARAPTHYSIPDTNLGFRMMVRGGWDREEGLGPCGKGRKFPISTALKRDQRGLGFHRGPRPRVTHFQAGDPQAVQRPGRDPRRDHREATVNRSEERRREARGRRWERELRVYMDL from the exons ATGAGCCGCCGGCAGCTGGTCACCTTCACCCGGGCGGTGGGGGACGGAGACGCGTGGAGGGATGGCAGGCGGCAGGTGCCCTGCTCTCCTCTCCCCGGGGCAGGAGGGTTGGACGGGGAACAGGCCAGGAGCTTCTATGAGGGCGTCCTTGCTTCCAGCAGCCAGGCCAGCACCAGCGCGGCCCGTAAACACAAGGCCGAGCCGAGGAGAGAGCGGGCATGTGACCCAAGCGGGCATCAGCTCGGAGGGCAGAGGAACGGGCATCTGCTGCTGAAATCCGCCCAAGACGGCGACCTGAAAATGCTCCGGGGTTTGCTGGAGACGGGGGCAAGTGACATAAACTTCCGGGACAGTTATTACTGGACTGCCACCATGTGCGCAGCGTACAGCGGGCAGCTGGAAGCGGTCAGGCACTTGCTGAGTCTCGGAGCGGCGTGGGTCGGGGTGTGTGATTGCACTGGGCGCGATGCTCTGGATTTGGCCCGGCTGGCCGGACACGCAGGAATCGTGACTGCTCTGGAGGAATATCACTCTCGTCCAGAGGAACAGGAAGACCACAG GGAGTtgcgggaggagagggggaggaagctgTGCCGGGTGTGTGGGCTGGAGTACACAGAGGACAGCGTGCAACAACACGAGAGGTCTACGCTGCACCTTGTGAGCAAGGCCAGGGCCCGTGCACCCACGCACTACAGCATCCCCGATACCAACCTGGGCTTCCGCATGATGGTGCGGGGCGGCTGGGACCGCGAGGAAGGCCTGGGCCCCTGTGGGAAGGGCCGCAAGTTCCCCATCAGCACCGCGCTGAAGAGAGACCAGCGGGGGCTGGGCTTCCACAGGGGCCCGCGGCCCAGGGTCACGCACTTCCAGGCCGGGGACCCCCAGGCCGTCCAGCGGCCGGGCCGCGATCCCCGCCGTGACCACCGGGAGGCGACGGTGAACCGCAGCGAGGAGCGGCGCAGGGAGGCCAggggcaggcggtgggagagggaACTCAGGGTCTACATGGACCTGTAG